A genome region from Camelina sativa cultivar DH55 chromosome 10, Cs, whole genome shotgun sequence includes the following:
- the LOC104718937 gene encoding proteasome subunit beta type-2-B-like isoform X1, with amino-acid sequence MECVFGLVGNGFAIVAADTSAVHSILLHKNNEDKIMVLDSHKLIAASGEPGDRVQFTEYVQKNVSLYQFRNGLPLTTSAAANFTRGELATALRKNPYSVNILMAGYDKEAGASLYYIDYIATLHKVDKGAFGYGSYFSLSTMDRHYRSDMTVEEAIELVDKCILEIRSRLVIAPPNFVIKIVDKDGAREYGWRLSVNDVTTAAV; translated from the exons ATGGAGTGTGTATTTGGTCTAGTTGGCAATGGATTCGCAATCGTGGCGGCGGATACTTCGGCAGTTCATAGTATCCTTCTCCATAAGAACAACGAGGACAAGATCATGGTTCTTGACTCTCACAAGCTCATCGCTGCTAGTGGCGAGCCTGGTGAccg GGTTCAGTTTACGGAGTATGTTCAGAAGAATGTGTCACTTTATCAGTTTCGTAATGGGCTCCCTTTGACTACTTCTGCTGCTGCTAACTTCACTCGTGGAGAGCTCGCTACTGCTTTGAGAAAG AACCCGTACTCGGTGAACATCCTGATGGCTGGATACGACAAAGAAGCCGGCGCATCTCTATACTACATCGACTACATTGCAACCCTTCACAAGGTTGATAAGGGAGCATTCGGTTACGGCTCatacttctctctctcaacaatGGACAGACACTACCGCAGCGACATGACTGTTGAAGAAGCCATTGAATTGGTCGACAAGTGCATACTCGAGATCAGGTCAAGGCTGGTCATTGCGCCACCAAACTTTGTAATCAAGATTGTTGACAAGGACGGAGCCCGTGAGTATGGTTGGCGTCTGTCTGTAAATGACGTCACCACCGCTGCTGTCTGA
- the LOC104718938 gene encoding DExH-box ATP-dependent RNA helicase DExH16, mitochondrial isoform X1 yields the protein MAYSAVVGFRKVSALGISRVLQADKGSLWRFQLETEFGEVLRLGSLTRNYRKNSGPPKFDFTGTEATSTFDFTDLTCPHTWYPIARKKKRKVILHVGPTNSGKTYSALKHLEKSSSGVYCGPLRLLAWEVAKRLNKANVPCDLITGQEKELKEGATHKAVTVEMADVTSVYDCAIIDEIQMVGCTQRGFAFTRALLGIAADELHLCGDPAVVPLVEDILKVTGDDVEVHTYERLSPLVPLKEPVSSVSSIKTGDCLVTFSRKDIYAYKKIIERAGNHLCSVVYGSLPPETRTAQATRFNDETNDFDVLVASDAIGMGLNLNISRIIFSTLQKFDGTGTRDLTVSEIKQIAGRAGRFQSKFPIGEVTCLHKEDLPLLHASLKSPSPLLERAGLFPTFDLLCRYSLAHPKHGLYQILEHFVENAKLSSNYFISNVEDMMKVAAIVDELPLGLQEKYLFVVSPVDVNDEISGQGLAQFAQNFSKAGVVRLREILAPDRVKVPKTPTELKELESIHKVLDLYVWLSLRLEDSFPDREVATSQKSICNLLIEQFLEGNRLNSPTRVSRYLRRQKF from the exons ATGGCGTATTCTGCTGTTGTTGGGTTTCGAAAGGTTTCAGCTTTGGGGATTTCTCGTGTTCTTCAAG CTGATAAGGGAAGTTTGTGGCGGTTTCAATTGGAAACTGAGTTTGGTGAGGTTTTGAGATTAGGTTCATTGACTAGGAACTACAGAAAGAACTCTGGACCCCCAAAGTTCGACTTCACTGGCACGGAAGCTACCTCAACGTTCGATTTCACTGATCTCAC CTGTCCTCATACATGGTATCCTATTGCTCGGAAGAAGAAGCGTAAGGTCATTCTACATGTTGGCCCAACAAACAGCGGGAAGACATATAGTGCCCTTAAGCACCTTGAGAAGAGTTCTTCAG GTGTATATTGTGGTCCGTTAAGGTTGTTGGCATGGGAGGTAGCTAAACGTTTAAACAAAGCAAATGTTCCTTGTGATTTGATCACGGGACAAGAGAAAGAGTTAAAGGAAGGGGCAACACACAAAGCTGTGACAGTTGAAATGGCTGATGTTACATCTGTCTACGACTGTGCCATCATTGACGAAATTCAG ATGGTGGGTTGTACACAAAGGGGATTTGCATTTACTCGTGCTCTACTTGGAATCGCAGCTGATGAGCTACATTTATGCGGCGACCCTGCTGTCGTACCTCTTGTTGAAGATATACTGAAAGTAACTGGAGATGATGTCGAG GTTCATACATATGAGAGGCTTTCACCATTAGTCCCTCTGAAGGAGCCTGTTTCATCAGTTTCCAGTATTAAAACTGGGGACTGCCTTGTCACCTTTTCCCGAAaagatatatatgcatataag AAAATTATTGAACGTGCGGGGAACCATCTTTGTTCTGTGGTTTATGGTTCATTGCCTCCCGAGACTCGCACGGCACAG GCGACAAGGTTTAATGACGAGACCAATGACTTTGATGTTCTTGTTGCCAGCGATGCGATTGGCATGGGTCttaatttgaatatttcaaGGATTATCTTCTCGACCCTCCAAAAATTTGATGGTACCGGGACCAGAGACCTAACAGTATCTGAGATTAAACAAATTGCAG GGAGAGCTGGCCGATTCCAATCAAAGTTCCCTATTGGTGAAGTAACTTGTTTGCACAAAGAAGATCTTCCGTTGCTGCACGCGTCTCTCAAGTCTCCTTCACCTCTTCTTGAG CGTGCTGGACTATTTCCAACATTTGACCTCCTGTGTAGGTATTCCCTAGCACACCCTAAACACGGGTTGTACCAGATATTG GAACACTTTGTTGAAAATGCTAAGCTTTCTTCGAACTACTTCATCTCTAATGTTGAAGACATGATG AAAGTTGCCGCTATTGTTGATGAATTACCCCTCGGATTGCAAGAGAAATACCTTTTTGTGGTCAG TCCAGTTGATGTGAATGACGAAATTTCAGGTCAGGGACTTGCGCAG TTTGCTCAAAACTTCTCAAAGGCAGGCGTTGTGAGACTCCGGGAGATACTTGCACCCGACAGAGTTAAGGTTCCCAAAACACCAACAGAACTCAAGGAACTTGAATCCATTCACAAG GTTTTGGATCTGTACGTATGGTTAAGCTTAAGGCTAGAGGATTCTTTTCCTGACCGCGAAGTAGCAACTTCGCAAAAGTCTATCTGCAATTT ATTGATTGAGCAATTCTTAGAGGGAAATAGATTAAACTCTCCTACCCGCGTCTCACGATATCTAAGGCGACAAAAATTCTGA
- the LOC104718938 gene encoding DExH-box ATP-dependent RNA helicase DExH16, mitochondrial isoform X2, giving the protein MAYSAVVGFRKVSALGISRVLQADKGSLWRFQLETEFGEVLRLGSLTRNYRKNSGPPKFDFTGTEATSTFDFTDLTCPHTWYPIARKKKRKVILHVGPTNSGKTYSALKHLEKSSSGVYCGPLRLLAWEVAKRLNKANVPCDLITGQEKELKEGATHKAVTVEMADVTSVYDCAIIDEIQMVGCTQRGFAFTRALLGIAADELHLCGDPAVVPLVEDILKVTGDDVEVHTYERLSPLVPLKEPVSSVSSIKTGDCLVTFSRKDIYAYKKIIERAGNHLCSVVYGSLPPETRTAQATRFNDETNDFDVLVASDAIGMGLNLNISRIIFSTLQKFDGTGTRDLTVSEIKQIAGRAGRFQSKFPIGEVTCLHKEDLPLLHASLKSPSPLLERAGLFPTFDLLCRYSLAHPKHGLYQILEHFVENAKLSSNYFISNVEDMMKVAAIVDELPLGLQEKYLFVVS; this is encoded by the exons ATGGCGTATTCTGCTGTTGTTGGGTTTCGAAAGGTTTCAGCTTTGGGGATTTCTCGTGTTCTTCAAG CTGATAAGGGAAGTTTGTGGCGGTTTCAATTGGAAACTGAGTTTGGTGAGGTTTTGAGATTAGGTTCATTGACTAGGAACTACAGAAAGAACTCTGGACCCCCAAAGTTCGACTTCACTGGCACGGAAGCTACCTCAACGTTCGATTTCACTGATCTCAC CTGTCCTCATACATGGTATCCTATTGCTCGGAAGAAGAAGCGTAAGGTCATTCTACATGTTGGCCCAACAAACAGCGGGAAGACATATAGTGCCCTTAAGCACCTTGAGAAGAGTTCTTCAG GTGTATATTGTGGTCCGTTAAGGTTGTTGGCATGGGAGGTAGCTAAACGTTTAAACAAAGCAAATGTTCCTTGTGATTTGATCACGGGACAAGAGAAAGAGTTAAAGGAAGGGGCAACACACAAAGCTGTGACAGTTGAAATGGCTGATGTTACATCTGTCTACGACTGTGCCATCATTGACGAAATTCAG ATGGTGGGTTGTACACAAAGGGGATTTGCATTTACTCGTGCTCTACTTGGAATCGCAGCTGATGAGCTACATTTATGCGGCGACCCTGCTGTCGTACCTCTTGTTGAAGATATACTGAAAGTAACTGGAGATGATGTCGAG GTTCATACATATGAGAGGCTTTCACCATTAGTCCCTCTGAAGGAGCCTGTTTCATCAGTTTCCAGTATTAAAACTGGGGACTGCCTTGTCACCTTTTCCCGAAaagatatatatgcatataag AAAATTATTGAACGTGCGGGGAACCATCTTTGTTCTGTGGTTTATGGTTCATTGCCTCCCGAGACTCGCACGGCACAG GCGACAAGGTTTAATGACGAGACCAATGACTTTGATGTTCTTGTTGCCAGCGATGCGATTGGCATGGGTCttaatttgaatatttcaaGGATTATCTTCTCGACCCTCCAAAAATTTGATGGTACCGGGACCAGAGACCTAACAGTATCTGAGATTAAACAAATTGCAG GGAGAGCTGGCCGATTCCAATCAAAGTTCCCTATTGGTGAAGTAACTTGTTTGCACAAAGAAGATCTTCCGTTGCTGCACGCGTCTCTCAAGTCTCCTTCACCTCTTCTTGAG CGTGCTGGACTATTTCCAACATTTGACCTCCTGTGTAGGTATTCCCTAGCACACCCTAAACACGGGTTGTACCAGATATTG GAACACTTTGTTGAAAATGCTAAGCTTTCTTCGAACTACTTCATCTCTAATGTTGAAGACATGATG AAAGTTGCCGCTATTGTTGATGAATTACCCCTCGGATTGCAAGAGAAATACCTTTTTGTGGTCAG TTGA